Proteins encoded within one genomic window of Besnoitia besnoiti strain Bb-Ger1 chromosome II, whole genome shotgun sequence:
- a CDS encoding hypothetical protein (encoded by transcript BESB_033900), giving the protein MGSLRLALVAVQAFVALVVIQCKSSACDEITFEPAQSGSAICKPNDQKKGIELTLEPKEKSLSFKCESEAATVLKPEDPKDNFYKTHECEILAPLASVCAGTTLTSKPDVNPTTYTLNMGEGERTEATLYFSCENKAGLPGAVGPAALVAREAPSTPNCIVKVNIQPTSDKEPEHPQAGDGQTLKVAECKTTTVTATASSASPLAFKCGAGTLLLPAQHEMVFNGRDGECGAEVALRSLVDATLQIPAENQDFYTLSVNKDPLHNTTVCYKCEKTAGGEALRHRSVRTDADDKLQCLFRVEIKGTSGAESSTHLTDAGVLFFMGTLGFVLQTLV; this is encoded by the coding sequence ATGGgttctcttcgtcttgcgCTCGTTGCCGTTCAGGCCTTTGTCGCTCTCGTAGTTATACAGTGCAAATCTTCCGCGTGTGACGAGATTACTTTTGAACCGGCGCAGAGCGGTTCCGCAATCTGCAAACCAAACGACCAGAAAAAAGGAATTGAGCTTACCCTCGAGCCCAAGGAAAAAAGCCTCTCTTTCAAGTGTGAGTCAGAAGCCGCCACCGTTCTCAAACCGGAAGATCCAAAAGACAATTTTTATAAAACCCATGAATGTGAAATTttggcgcctctcgcgtctgtgTGCGCCGGTACCACGTTAACATCCAAACCGGATGTAAATCCGACGACATACACATTGAATATGGGAGAAGGGGAACGAACGGAAGCAACCCTCTACTTCAGCTGCGAAAACAAAGCCGGGTTGCCAGGGGCAGTAGGGCCAGCTGCTCTTGTAGCCCGTGAAGCGCCAAGTACCCCAAATTGCATTGTCAAGGTTAACATCCAGCCAACATCGGATAAGGAACCTGAGCATCCACAAGCCGGAGATGGGCAAACCCTGAAAGTCGCCGAATGCAAAACAACGACTGTGACAGCGACTGCTTCCTCGGCatcgccgctcgccttcaaATGCGGGGCCGGCACATTGCTGCTGCCCGCGCAGCATGAAATGGTTTTTAACGGCAGGGATGGAGAGTGTGGTGCGGAGGTCGCCCTGAGAAGCCTCGTGGACGCGACGTTGCAGATACCGGCGGAAAATCAGGATTTCTACACACTCAGCGTCAACAAAGATCCGCTGCACAACACTACGGTGTGCTACAAGTGCGAAAAAACAgctggaggagaggcgcTACGCCATCGCAGCGTGCGAACGGACGCAGATGATAAGCTGCAGTGCCTCTTCAGGGTCGAGATTAAGGGCACTTCAGGCGCAGAGTCATCCACACATTTGACGGATGCCGGGGTGCTGTTCTTCATGGGGACACTCGGATTTGTCTTGCAGACTCTGGTCTAA